One window of Campylobacter avium LMG 24591 genomic DNA carries:
- the glmS gene encoding glutamine--fructose-6-phosphate transaminase (isomerizing) translates to MCGIVGYIGNKEKKQFVLEGLKELEYRGYDSAGLAVLKDGELSFFKAVGKLENLANKCSAFSSDGFGLCIGHTRWATHGKPTEINAHPHLGQYSCVIHNGIIENYKELKEFLEKEGVSFVSQTDTEVIVQLFEYYAKNLDAFEAFKTLVSKLKGAFATLLISKKDPNKIFFAKNAAPLIVAKDKDEFYLSSSDAPLIGHSTEVIYLEDLSYGYVSKGELVIYENDKLKANSFVKLTNDKAYAQKDGFRFFMEKEIYEQSRVMSEVLMGRIDGEEVVFDELSKESLADIDEISLCACGTSYHAALVSSYLFARLAKIKSTVEIASEFRYKEAILKPNTLFIVISQSGETADTLEALKIAKQNGAKTLAICNVDNSSIVRLADISILTRAGIEKGVASTKAFATQVLSLWLLAIFMAQKKGFDMSLELKALRHSPNVSLVSQKLHDKIHRLSKRYLDGHGFFFIGRDVFYPLALEGALKLKELSYLHAEGYPAGEMKHGPIALADSKLYTIALMPKLCLYDKTKSNVEELIARDSTVLCLSPLEFELGDDFIKTSEQEHFMCEFFEMMIIIQLLAMEISIRLGNDVDMPRNLAKSVTVE, encoded by the coding sequence ATGTGCGGAATAGTAGGCTACATAGGCAACAAAGAAAAAAAACAATTCGTCCTAGAAGGACTTAAGGAGTTAGAGTACAGAGGTTATGACAGTGCTGGGCTTGCAGTTTTAAAAGATGGAGAATTAAGCTTTTTTAAAGCTGTAGGAAAGCTTGAAAATTTGGCAAATAAATGCTCAGCTTTTAGCAGTGATGGTTTTGGTCTTTGCATAGGCCACACAAGATGGGCAACCCATGGCAAGCCTACTGAGATAAACGCTCACCCGCATTTAGGGCAGTATTCTTGCGTTATACACAACGGCATTATTGAAAATTACAAGGAGTTAAAAGAGTTTTTAGAAAAAGAAGGGGTTAGCTTTGTGTCGCAAACTGATACGGAGGTTATAGTTCAGCTTTTTGAGTATTATGCAAAAAATTTGGATGCTTTTGAAGCCTTTAAAACCTTAGTTTCCAAGCTAAAAGGTGCTTTTGCTACCTTGTTAATTTCTAAAAAAGATCCAAATAAAATATTTTTCGCTAAAAACGCCGCACCTCTTATAGTGGCTAAAGATAAGGATGAATTTTACTTAAGTTCAAGTGACGCACCGCTAATAGGCCATAGCACCGAGGTTATTTACCTTGAGGATTTAAGTTATGGCTATGTTAGCAAGGGCGAGCTTGTGATTTATGAAAATGATAAATTAAAGGCAAATTCCTTTGTTAAGCTCACAAATGACAAGGCCTACGCTCAAAAAGACGGCTTTAGATTTTTTATGGAAAAAGAAATTTACGAGCAAAGTAGGGTGATGAGCGAGGTTTTAATGGGTAGGATTGATGGAGAAGAGGTCGTTTTTGACGAGCTTAGCAAAGAAAGCCTTGCTGATATAGATGAGATAAGTCTTTGTGCTTGCGGCACTAGCTACCATGCGGCCTTAGTTTCATCCTATCTTTTCGCAAGACTTGCTAAGATTAAGAGTACTGTTGAGATTGCTAGTGAATTTAGGTACAAAGAAGCGATTTTAAAGCCTAATACACTTTTTATAGTCATATCTCAAAGCGGTGAAACAGCCGATACTTTGGAGGCTTTAAAGATAGCTAAGCAAAATGGGGCAAAGACCTTAGCGATTTGCAATGTCGATAACTCAAGCATAGTTCGCTTAGCAGACATTAGCATTTTAACAAGAGCAGGGATAGAAAAGGGCGTTGCCTCTACCAAGGCCTTTGCTACGCAGGTTTTAAGCTTGTGGCTTTTAGCTATTTTTATGGCTCAAAAAAAGGGCTTTGATATGAGCTTGGAACTTAAGGCATTAAGGCACAGCCCGAATGTAAGCTTGGTTTCTCAAAAGCTTCACGATAAAATTCACAGACTATCAAAGAGATATCTAGACGGACACGGCTTTTTCTTTATAGGCAGAGATGTTTTTTATCCTCTTGCCTTAGAGGGTGCTTTAAAGCTTAAAGAGCTTTCTTACTTGCACGCTGAGGGTTATCCAGCAGGAGAGATGAAGCACGGCCCTATCGCCTTAGCAGACAGTAAACTTTACACTATAGCTTTGATGCCTAAGCTTTGTTTGTATGATAAAACTAAGTCAAATGTAGAGGAGCTAATCGCTAGAGATTCCACGGTTTTATGTCTTTCTCCGCTTGAATTTGAGCTTGGAGATGACTTTATAAAAACTAGCGAGCAAGAGCATTTTATGTGTGAATTTTTTGAAATGATGATAATCATACAGCTTCTAGCAATGGAAATTTCAATAAGACTTGGAAACGATGTGGATATGCCACGAAATTTAGCAAAAAGTGTCACTGTTGAATAA
- the mqnE gene encoding aminofutalosine synthase MqnE, producing MKSLLQALENEERIKEEDCYKLYDLDLFTLAKYAHKKRQNLHGKKVYFNVNRHINPTNICADTCKFCAFSAHRKNPNPYFMSHDEIMQVVDETVKNDTKEIHIVSAHNKDRSWQWYLEIFKLIKDKYPHLHIKAMTAAEIDFLYRRFKLNYEETIEKMIEYGVDSMPGGGAEIFDEEIRAKICKGKVSSENWLKIHKLWHQKGRQSNATMLFGHIEKKEHRIDHMLRLRRLQDETKGFNAFIPLVWQKDNSFLEVEQSLQSEEILKTIAIARLVLDNIKNIKAYWATMGINLAMVAQEFGANDLDGTIEKESIQSAGGAKSARGMKLKTFIDMIKTSNLIPIERDSLYNELKSYA from the coding sequence ATGAAAAGCCTTTTACAAGCTTTGGAAAATGAAGAAAGAATTAAAGAAGAAGATTGCTACAAACTGTACGATTTAGACCTTTTTACGCTAGCTAAATACGCACACAAAAAAAGACAAAATTTACACGGAAAAAAGGTGTATTTTAATGTAAACAGACACATAAATCCCACAAATATCTGCGCTGATACTTGCAAATTTTGCGCCTTTTCAGCTCATAGAAAAAATCCTAATCCCTACTTCATGAGCCACGATGAGATAATGCAAGTAGTTGATGAAACCGTAAAAAACGATACTAAAGAAATTCACATAGTTTCAGCACATAATAAAGACAGGTCTTGGCAGTGGTATTTAGAAATTTTTAAACTCATAAAAGATAAGTATCCGCACCTACACATAAAGGCTATGACAGCTGCTGAGATAGACTTTTTATACCGCCGTTTTAAGCTAAACTATGAAGAAACCATAGAAAAGATGATAGAGTATGGCGTTGATTCCATGCCAGGAGGCGGAGCTGAAATCTTTGATGAGGAAATTAGAGCTAAAATTTGTAAGGGCAAGGTAAGCAGCGAAAATTGGCTAAAAATTCATAAACTTTGGCATCAAAAAGGCAGACAAAGTAACGCTACTATGCTTTTTGGACACATAGAAAAAAAAGAACACAGAATAGACCATATGCTAAGACTTAGACGCTTGCAAGATGAGACAAAGGGTTTTAATGCCTTTATACCGCTTGTTTGGCAAAAGGATAATAGCTTTTTAGAGGTCGAGCAAAGCTTGCAAAGTGAGGAAATTTTAAAAACCATAGCCATTGCAAGATTAGTTCTTGATAATATCAAAAACATAAAGGCTTATTGGGCTACCATGGGCATAAATTTAGCTATGGTGGCACAGGAATTTGGAGCAAATGATTTAGACGGAACCATAGAAAAAGAAAGCATACAAAGTGCGGGCGGGGCAAAAAGCGCTAGAGGAATGAAGCTAAAAACCTTTATCGACATGATAAAAACATCAAATTTAATCCCTATCGAGCGGGATTCTTTATATAATGAATTAAAAAGTTATGCCTAA
- a CDS encoding NCS2 family permease, which produces MLIFDLKGHKTTVKTELVAGFTTFLTMIYILPVNSHILSGANMPVEALVCATALITAFSCILCGLFANTPIAISVAMGMNVYFAYTVCIAYNIAWQVALGAVFLSSLLFLLLSFTKFRMWIINGIPKDLRLALCAGIGLFISFIGLSQMGVIVKNEATIVGIGNFSDVNVLFSLFSLGLILLFYCLNIKAAFILGVLLSACIAWIFNIGGAALPQSIVSLPNFSQDNGLGAIFMQLDIKSALELSILPIILTFFAIQLFDSVGTVTGLAQRSKIFEDKKISEKKLGRTLIADAAASTCAGVVGTSPVVTYIESASGIESGGKTGLCAVVVGLCFLLSLFFLPLFKAIPSACIYPVLVMVGILMFSEVRHINFDDKAVCIASFFMIFMMPLSYSITTGFAFGFLAYVLACVFTRQKISLFLFSLSLISLAIFILENVRF; this is translated from the coding sequence ATGCTTATATTTGACTTAAAAGGACACAAAACAACTGTTAAAACCGAGCTTGTAGCTGGCTTTACTACATTTTTAACTATGATTTACATCCTGCCTGTAAATTCGCACATCTTAAGTGGTGCAAACATGCCTGTTGAAGCCTTGGTCTGTGCCACCGCATTAATCACAGCTTTTTCTTGTATCTTGTGCGGACTTTTTGCCAACACACCTATAGCAATCAGCGTCGCAATGGGTATGAATGTGTATTTTGCCTACACAGTTTGCATAGCTTATAACATAGCTTGGCAGGTGGCCTTAGGAGCAGTGTTTTTATCTAGTCTTTTATTTCTTTTGTTATCTTTTACCAAATTTAGAATGTGGATAATAAATGGAATTCCAAAGGATTTAAGACTAGCTTTGTGTGCTGGTATCGGGCTTTTCATAAGCTTTATAGGGCTTTCACAAATGGGAGTGATTGTCAAAAACGAAGCTACTATAGTTGGCATTGGAAATTTTAGCGATGTTAATGTTTTGTTTTCACTTTTTTCGCTGGGCTTAATCTTGCTTTTTTACTGCCTAAACATCAAAGCAGCCTTTATCTTGGGAGTTTTGCTTTCTGCTTGTATAGCTTGGATTTTTAATATAGGAGGCGCGGCTTTGCCTCAGTCTATCGTATCCTTGCCAAATTTCAGCCAAGATAATGGGCTTGGGGCTATCTTTATGCAACTAGACATAAAATCAGCCCTTGAGCTTAGCATTTTGCCTATAATCCTAACCTTTTTTGCCATACAACTTTTTGATAGTGTTGGAACTGTAACCGGCCTTGCACAAAGAAGCAAAATTTTTGAGGATAAAAAAATATCTGAAAAAAAGCTTGGCAGAACACTGATAGCTGATGCGGCCGCTTCTACTTGTGCCGGAGTTGTTGGAACCTCTCCTGTTGTAACCTACATAGAAAGCGCATCGGGCATAGAAAGTGGAGGCAAAACAGGTCTTTGTGCCGTTGTAGTTGGGCTTTGCTTTTTGTTATCCTTGTTCTTTTTGCCGCTTTTTAAGGCCATACCTAGTGCTTGTATTTATCCTGTGCTTGTTATGGTTGGTATACTCATGTTTAGCGAGGTAAGACACATAAATTTCGACGATAAAGCAGTTTGCATAGCTAGCTTTTTCATGATTTTTATGATGCCACTTAGTTATTCTATAACAACCGGCTTTGCCTTTGGCTTTTTAGCCTATGTTTTAGCTTGTGTATTTACAAGGCAAAAAATAAGTCTTTTTTTATTTAGTCTAAGCCTTATATCACTTGCTATTTTTATCTTAGAAAATGTAAGGTTTTAG
- a CDS encoding phosphoribosyltransferase — protein MYYYTYDEFAKDFKDLAKNIDASFKADAILAVARGGMSLAHCLALALNNRQVFVLNSIHYDDTTKLDTVEIFNVPDLSNFKTVLIVDDIIDSGESMKEIKRLLQSKFPHIIFKVATVFKRKHSIFSPDFVVRDIDEWVVFHWDIKL, from the coding sequence ATGTATTATTATACTTATGATGAATTTGCAAAAGATTTTAAAGATTTAGCCAAAAATATAGACGCTTCTTTCAAAGCAGACGCTATCTTAGCTGTGGCAAGGGGCGGAATGTCCTTAGCTCACTGCCTCGCCTTAGCGCTTAATAACCGCCAAGTTTTTGTCTTAAATTCTATACATTACGACGACACCACAAAGCTTGATACTGTTGAAATTTTTAATGTGCCTGATTTAAGCAACTTTAAAACAGTTTTAATAGTCGATGACATAATAGATAGCGGCGAAAGCATGAAAGAAATAAAAAGACTTTTGCAGTCTAAATTTCCACACATCATCTTTAAGGTGGCTACTGTTTTTAAAAGAAAGCATTCTATTTTTAGTCCCGATTTTGTGGTAAGAGATATAGATGAGTGGGTTGTTTTTCATTGGGACATCAAGCTTTAA
- a CDS encoding MlaA family lipoprotein: MGCFSLGHQALILKSIAKILLLLTLSFSFTLCDEFEDFELEFQKKEVYDPLKSYNEAMTKFNIAFYSYVIRPVSKSYAFVVPESARNGLRNFFSNLAMPLRFSGNLLQFKFKESGVELLRFTVNTFFGFFGFNDTASASGIAKYDSDFGVALAHWGIGGGFHFVLPILGPSNLRDTLSLPVNWYLNPTGYLEPFWLSLSVNSFAIMNTMSLESDTIDEIYFNTPNVYPFLRDAYEARRIELSK; encoded by the coding sequence GTGGGTTGTTTTTCATTGGGACATCAAGCTTTAATTTTAAAAAGTATTGCAAAAATACTTTTACTTTTAACACTTAGCTTTTCCTTTACTCTTTGTGATGAATTTGAGGATTTTGAGCTTGAATTTCAAAAAAAAGAAGTGTATGACCCGCTAAAATCCTACAACGAAGCCATGACTAAATTTAACATAGCTTTTTATAGTTATGTAATTAGACCTGTTTCTAAGAGCTATGCCTTTGTGGTACCTGAAAGTGCTAGGAATGGCTTAAGAAATTTCTTTTCAAATTTGGCCATGCCTCTTAGATTTAGCGGAAATTTACTGCAGTTTAAATTTAAAGAAAGCGGCGTGGAATTGCTGAGATTTACAGTAAATACCTTTTTTGGTTTTTTTGGTTTTAATGACACAGCAAGTGCCTCTGGCATAGCAAAATACGACTCTGATTTTGGCGTAGCCTTGGCTCATTGGGGTATTGGCGGGGGCTTTCACTTTGTATTGCCCATTTTAGGACCTAGCAACCTAAGAGACACCCTTTCCTTGCCTGTGAATTGGTATTTAAATCCGACCGGATACTTAGAACCTTTTTGGTTAAGTCTTAGTGTAAATTCTTTTGCTATAATGAACACAATGTCGCTTGAAAGTGACACTATAGATGAAATTTATTTTAATACGCCTAATGTCTATCCTTTCTTAAGAGACGCTTACGAAGCCCGTAGGATAGAGCTTAGCAAATAA
- a CDS encoding ABC transporter substrate-binding protein: MKKIALILLLLCQSFFALELDNIEKTMQTNIDKALLAIKNNQDKTKAANEIFTLFDPIFDFELMAKLSLSKKFNSLSEQEKQIYNKAFEKQLKTSFTNKLSLYTNQELKVKGGKKTKENRYELLTQMVVDGELKNIIFKFYDNKKSWLIYDVDLLGVSIVQTYRSQFKDLLEKGSFDDILKSLENVSFD, translated from the coding sequence ATGAAAAAAATTGCATTAATCTTGCTTTTACTTTGTCAAAGTTTTTTCGCCCTAGAGCTTGATAATATAGAAAAAACCATGCAAACAAACATCGACAAAGCCTTGCTAGCTATTAAAAATAATCAAGATAAAACAAAGGCTGCAAATGAAATTTTCACCCTTTTTGACCCGATTTTTGATTTTGAACTAATGGCTAAGCTAAGTTTGTCTAAGAAATTTAACTCTCTTAGCGAACAAGAAAAACAAATTTACAACAAGGCCTTTGAAAAACAGCTAAAAACAAGCTTTACAAACAAATTAAGCCTTTATACTAACCAAGAATTAAAGGTTAAAGGTGGCAAAAAAACCAAAGAAAATCGCTATGAGCTTTTAACGCAGATGGTGGTTGATGGCGAGCTAAAAAACATAATCTTTAAATTTTATGATAATAAAAAAAGCTGGCTAATTTATGATGTTGATTTGCTTGGAGTTAGCATAGTTCAAACTTATAGGTCCCAGTTTAAGGATTTGTTAGAAAAAGGCTCTTTTGATGATATTTTAAAAAGCCTTGAAAATGTAAGCTTTGATTAA
- a CDS encoding efflux RND transporter permease subunit — MLKFLLKTLIKYNKAGFILTSLLCIFLSFFATKLNIDASPETLLLEDDKDLRLFRELSSHFKDNDFLILAYENKNESLFSKANLELMQKIHKDLEKLEESEKILSIVNAVLLQSSDTKSLDELIKNPQNIFDKDVNLSKAKVEITNNPFYVNNLISKDLKSAAFIIYLKADERYKELVRLRDEANEEDKDKFRLELKKHQESELKKQEKLIKDIRAIIEKYQTNDVVLHLGGVKMIVNDMISYIKKDMLSYSLALILLLAFALWLFFRQLRFILIALFICFISLFTVSGIFALSNFSITVISSNFVPLLLIISLSLIIHLNTHFIEYSNKFKKASNSHIVLATLLSKAKPSFYAILTTAIGFLSLIFSNIKPVIDLGIMMSVAIFVALILSYVYFACIMSLLKKRKYVNTANLSFLRKIAKFSVKKSSIIYFLSLLIITISLIGISKLRVENSFVSYFKDSSEIKQGMLEIDQKLGGTIPLDIIVKFKDKEKQEENLDSFEAEFNELSKKDTYFFDARKSRIAKELHEFLQKQDFVASVMSFNSLLEFGKILNDGKNLDDFSLAFLNENMPDKLKQDLLNPYISMEFNEFRFAMRIMDSNESLVRAEFLKNLEKNSKELLKDEDVEIYITNIMLLYNNMLQSLFSSQFDTLCFVVIAIFVLFIFVFKSVKLASIAIISNLIPLSLVFAIMGFLNIPLDLMSITIAAISIGIGVDDSIHYIHRFQKEKQRHSTLKSILIAHSQIGAALFYTTVAVVLGFGIMLSSEFMPTIYFGLLTVLVMIFLLSGSLLLLASLLSSFVRKNK; from the coding sequence ATGCTTAAATTTTTACTAAAAACCCTTATAAAATACAACAAAGCAGGCTTTATTCTCACAAGCTTGCTTTGTATTTTTTTGTCATTTTTTGCAACAAAACTTAACATAGACGCTAGCCCTGAGACACTGCTTTTAGAGGATGATAAGGACTTAAGGCTCTTTAGAGAGCTTTCCTCACATTTTAAAGATAATGACTTTTTAATACTTGCTTATGAAAATAAAAATGAAAGCTTATTTTCCAAGGCAAATTTAGAACTTATGCAAAAAATACACAAGGATTTAGAAAAGCTAGAAGAAAGCGAGAAAATTCTAAGCATCGTAAATGCTGTCTTGCTTCAAAGCAGCGACACTAAAAGCTTAGATGAGCTTATAAAAAATCCCCAAAATATCTTTGATAAAGATGTGAATTTAAGCAAGGCCAAGGTTGAAATTACTAACAATCCATTCTATGTAAACAATCTTATATCAAAGGATTTAAAAAGTGCGGCATTTATCATATATCTAAAAGCAGATGAAAGATATAAAGAACTTGTAAGATTAAGAGATGAGGCAAATGAAGAGGATAAAGATAAGTTTAGACTAGAGCTTAAAAAGCACCAAGAAAGCGAGCTTAAAAAACAAGAAAAGCTTATAAAAGATATAAGAGCCATCATAGAAAAATACCAAACAAATGATGTCGTGCTTCACCTTGGCGGGGTCAAGATGATAGTTAATGACATGATAAGCTACATCAAAAAAGACATGCTAAGCTATTCTTTAGCACTCATACTATTGCTTGCATTTGCTTTGTGGCTGTTTTTTAGGCAGCTTCGTTTTATATTGATTGCACTTTTTATATGCTTTATATCTTTATTTACTGTGAGTGGAATTTTCGCACTTAGCAATTTTTCTATAACGGTAATTTCATCAAATTTCGTGCCCCTACTTTTAATCATAAGCTTATCGCTAATAATACACCTAAACACGCATTTTATAGAATACTCTAACAAATTTAAAAAGGCTTCAAATTCTCACATAGTGCTAGCAACGCTATTATCTAAAGCAAAGCCAAGCTTTTACGCTATCTTAACCACGGCCATAGGCTTTTTAAGTCTCATTTTTTCAAACATCAAGCCTGTAATAGACCTTGGAATTATGATGAGCGTGGCTATATTCGTGGCCTTGATACTTTCTTATGTGTATTTTGCCTGCATTATGTCCTTGCTTAAAAAAAGAAAATATGTAAATACAGCAAATTTAAGCTTTTTAAGAAAAATAGCCAAATTTAGCGTAAAAAAATCCTCGATAATTTACTTTTTATCCTTGCTAATCATAACAATTTCGCTCATTGGCATATCAAAACTAAGGGTTGAAAATTCCTTTGTATCGTATTTTAAAGACAGCAGCGAAATCAAACAAGGAATGCTTGAAATAGACCAAAAACTGGGCGGCACAATCCCACTTGATATAATCGTAAAATTCAAAGATAAAGAAAAGCAAGAAGAAAATTTAGATAGCTTTGAGGCTGAATTTAACGAGCTTAGCAAAAAGGACACATACTTTTTTGACGCAAGAAAAAGCAGGATAGCTAAAGAGCTACACGAATTTTTGCAAAAACAAGATTTTGTCGCCTCTGTCATGTCTTTTAACAGCTTGCTAGAATTTGGCAAAATCTTAAATGATGGTAAAAATTTAGATGATTTTAGCCTAGCTTTTTTAAATGAAAATATGCCAGACAAACTAAAGCAAGATTTGCTAAATCCTTATATAAGTATGGAATTTAACGAATTTAGATTTGCGATGCGGATAATGGATTCTAACGAAAGCTTGGTTAGAGCAGAATTTTTAAAGAATTTAGAAAAAAATAGCAAAGAATTATTAAAAGATGAGGATGTAGAGATTTACATAACAAATATAATGTTACTTTATAACAACATGCTTCAAAGCCTTTTTTCATCGCAGTTTGATACACTGTGCTTTGTTGTAATAGCTATTTTTGTGCTTTTCATCTTTGTATTTAAAAGCGTGAAATTAGCTAGCATAGCCATCATTTCAAATTTAATCCCGCTTAGCCTTGTCTTTGCCATCATGGGCTTTTTAAACATACCGCTTGATTTAATGAGTATAACAATAGCAGCCATTTCAATAGGCATAGGAGTGGATGATAGCATTCATTACATACATAGATTTCAAAAGGAAAAGCAACGACACAGCACCTTAAAATCCATACTCATAGCACATTCTCAAATAGGTGCTGCACTGTTTTACACCACTGTTGCTGTTGTTCTTGGCTTTGGGATTATGCTAAGTAGTGAATTTATGCCTACTATTTATTTTGGCTTACTAACGGTGCTTGTTATGATTTTCTTGCTAAGCGGCTCTTTACTGTTGCTAGCTAGCTTGCTTTCAAGCTTTGTTAGGAAAAATAAATAG
- the rdgB gene encoding RdgB/HAM1 family non-canonical purine NTP pyrophosphatase has product MKRIIIASSNEGKINEFKALLKGFELFSLAEFYKGEIEENGSSFRENALIKARAVYENLNEKQRKEFIVLSDDSGLCVEALNGRPGIFSARFSGQKSDEANRKKLIFELNSLNLNKSKAYFKCVIALRSFYGECFTNGVLRGFVIDKELGENGFGYDSLFIPRTYDKTLAQLSPELKNNISHRAKALKLMKRILKLF; this is encoded by the coding sequence ATGAAAAGGATAATAATAGCTAGCTCAAATGAAGGCAAGATAAATGAATTTAAAGCTTTGCTTAAGGGCTTTGAGCTTTTTTCTTTAGCTGAATTTTACAAAGGCGAGATAGAGGAAAATGGCTCAAGTTTTAGGGAAAATGCCCTTATAAAAGCAAGGGCTGTTTATGAAAACTTAAACGAAAAGCAAAGGAAAGAATTTATAGTTTTAAGTGATGATAGTGGACTTTGTGTAGAGGCTTTAAACGGGCGTCCAGGCATTTTTTCAGCTAGATTTTCAGGGCAAAAAAGTGATGAGGCAAATAGAAAAAAGTTAATTTTTGAGCTTAATTCTTTAAATTTAAATAAAAGCAAGGCTTATTTTAAGTGTGTTATAGCTCTTCGCTCTTTTTATGGCGAGTGCTTTACAAACGGGGTTTTAAGAGGTTTTGTTATAGATAAAGAGCTTGGCGAAAATGGCTTTGGCTATGATTCTTTATTTATCCCAAGAACTTATGATAAAACCTTAGCCCAGCTTAGCCCTGAGCTTAAAAACAACATTTCTCACCGTGCAAAGGCTCTTAAGCTAATGAAAAGAATTTTAAAACTTTTTTAA